In Janthinobacterium rivuli, a single genomic region encodes these proteins:
- a CDS encoding VanZ family protein, with protein sequence MPAPLPELCFADRYERLRYRTALVLYALVILIGDIPGVRADVGQYASGGVLHSVGYGVLALILFSGTAGGMARRALLSVLMVAAMGALDEFIQSFLPYRRGAVSDWVIDITAATAVALPLYFCWPAMAAAALKKQRG encoded by the coding sequence ATGCCTGCACCCTTGCCCGAACTGTGTTTTGCCGACCGCTACGAACGCCTGCGCTACCGCACGGCGCTGGTGCTCTATGCCCTGGTGATCCTGATCGGCGACATTCCCGGTGTGCGCGCGGACGTGGGCCAATATGCGTCGGGCGGCGTGCTGCATTCCGTCGGCTATGGCGTGCTGGCTCTGATCCTGTTCAGCGGCACGGCCGGCGGCATGGCGCGCCGCGCGCTGCTGTCGGTGCTGATGGTGGCCGCCATGGGCGCGCTGGACGAATTCATCCAGAGTTTCCTGCCTTACCGCCGTGGCGCCGTCAGCGACTGGGTGATCGATATCACGGCCGCGACGGCCGTGGCGCTGCCACTGTACTTTTGCTGGCCTGCCATGGCCGCCGCCGCGCTGAAGAAACAGCGGGGCTGA
- a CDS encoding SDR family NAD(P)-dependent oxidoreductase, with amino-acid sequence MKLVNKTAIVTGATQGIGLACATRLIAEGAQVMLVDIKEEGAQAAAALGPQARFFCADVSQKADVDAMLKETLAQFGHIDILVNNAGVTHAADFLDVCEDDFDRVMRINLKSMFLCGQAVAREMVKRNSGCIINMSSVNAELAIPNQVPYVVSKGAINQLTKVMALNLAPHGVRVNGIGPGTILTELAKQAVLSSPQARHTILSRTPLGRCGEPEEVAGIAAFLASDDATYMTGQTIYVDGGRMALNYTVAVKE; translated from the coding sequence ATGAAACTAGTCAATAAAACCGCCATCGTCACGGGCGCCACGCAAGGCATCGGCCTGGCTTGCGCCACCCGCCTGATCGCCGAAGGGGCGCAGGTGATGCTGGTCGACATCAAGGAAGAAGGCGCGCAGGCGGCAGCCGCGCTCGGCCCGCAGGCGCGCTTCTTTTGCGCCGACGTCAGCCAGAAGGCGGACGTCGACGCCATGCTGAAGGAAACCCTGGCCCAGTTCGGCCACATCGATATCCTCGTCAACAATGCGGGCGTCACGCACGCGGCCGATTTCCTCGACGTGTGCGAAGACGATTTCGACCGGGTCATGCGCATCAATCTGAAATCGATGTTCCTGTGCGGCCAGGCCGTGGCGCGCGAAATGGTCAAGCGCAACAGCGGCTGCATCATCAATATGTCCAGCGTGAATGCGGAACTGGCGATCCCGAACCAGGTGCCGTACGTGGTGTCGAAGGGCGCCATCAACCAGCTGACCAAGGTCATGGCCCTGAACCTGGCGCCGCATGGCGTGCGCGTGAACGGCATCGGCCCGGGCACCATCCTGACGGAACTGGCCAAGCAGGCGGTGCTGTCGAGCCCGCAGGCGCGCCACACGATATTGTCGCGCACGCCGCTGGGCCGCTGCGGCGAGCCGGAGGAAGTGGCCGGCATCGCCGCCTTCCTGGCCAGCGACGACGCCACCTACATGACGGGCCAGACCATCTATGTCGATGGCGGACGCATGGCGCTCAACTACACGGTGGCCGTGAAGGAATGA
- a CDS encoding TPM domain-containing protein: MTKHLTFGQRCGRALKHLRGTPATARQAFPERTLKAIETAIADGEAMHQAEVRLIVEAALTPGMAYQGVSNRERARELFAQYGVWDTEDNVGVLIYINLAEHQVDIVADRNVGRRVTPEQWQAVCRTMTKGFKDGNYHDSTVEALAQLNTLLQSHFPANGTRGNQLPNEPILL; the protein is encoded by the coding sequence ATGACGAAACATCTGACATTTGGCCAGCGCTGCGGACGCGCGTTAAAACATTTGCGGGGCACGCCGGCGACGGCGCGCCAGGCTTTTCCAGAGCGCACCTTGAAAGCCATCGAGACGGCGATTGCCGACGGTGAAGCGATGCACCAGGCGGAAGTGCGCCTGATCGTCGAAGCTGCCCTGACGCCAGGAATGGCTTACCAGGGAGTGAGCAACCGCGAGCGGGCGCGCGAACTGTTCGCCCAGTATGGCGTGTGGGATACGGAAGACAACGTTGGCGTGCTCATCTACATCAACCTGGCCGAGCATCAGGTCGATATCGTGGCCGACCGCAACGTGGGCCGCCGCGTCACGCCGGAGCAATGGCAAGCCGTGTGCCGCACCATGACCAAAGGGTTCAAGGATGGCAATTACCACGACAGCACCGTGGAAGCACTGGCGCAGCTGAATACCTTGCTGCAAAGCCACTTCCCTGCCAACGGCACACGCGGCAACCAGTTGCCGAACGAACCCATCCTCCTCTGA
- a CDS encoding TPM domain-containing protein, with amino-acid sequence MKAWSYLAALALLLWTMAPAGAQGLQPVPPLAARVTDNAGMLDAKQKAALEGVLADYEAKTGSQIAVLLVKSTEPEAIEQYSIRVTDAWKLGRKGVDDGVLLMVAKDNPSSLRRLRIEAGRGVQGVLTDAQSKRILQDVIAPHFKQNDYYGGLVAGVGSIATLLNQEQFPAPAQQKAPATVEAGGMTFWLPLLFFGFLVVLTLFRSRGGPTRLQRGSNWSSGATGVVLGSILSQALNNRGGGGGGFGGGGGFGGGGGGGGFGGGGGGFDGGGASGDW; translated from the coding sequence ATGAAAGCCTGGTCTTATCTGGCGGCGCTGGCGCTGCTGCTGTGGACGATGGCGCCAGCTGGCGCACAGGGCTTGCAGCCCGTGCCGCCGCTGGCGGCGCGCGTGACGGACAACGCCGGCATGCTCGACGCCAAGCAAAAGGCGGCGCTGGAAGGCGTGCTGGCCGATTACGAAGCCAAGACGGGCAGCCAGATCGCCGTGCTGCTGGTCAAGAGCACGGAACCGGAAGCCATCGAGCAATACAGCATCCGCGTGACGGATGCCTGGAAGCTGGGCCGCAAAGGCGTTGATGACGGCGTGCTGCTGATGGTGGCGAAGGACAACCCCTCGTCGCTGCGCCGCCTGCGCATCGAGGCGGGCCGCGGAGTGCAGGGCGTGCTGACGGATGCACAATCGAAACGCATCCTGCAAGACGTGATCGCCCCGCATTTCAAGCAAAACGACTATTACGGCGGCCTGGTGGCCGGCGTGGGGTCGATTGCCACCTTGCTGAACCAGGAGCAATTTCCCGCTCCCGCACAGCAGAAGGCCCCAGCGACGGTGGAAGCGGGCGGCATGACGTTCTGGCTGCCGCTGCTGTTCTTCGGCTTCCTCGTCGTGCTGACCCTGTTCCGCTCACGCGGCGGGCCGACGCGGCTGCAGCGCGGCAGCAACTGGTCCAGCGGCGCCACCGGCGTCGTGCTGGGCAGCATCCTCAGCCAGGCACTGAACAACCGCGGTGGTGGTGGTGGCGGCTTCGGCGGCGGCGGTGGTTTTGGCGGTGGCGGTGGCGGCGGTGGTTTCGGTGGCGGCGGCGGCGGATTTGACGGCGGCGGCGCCTCGGGAGATTGGTAA
- a CDS encoding LemA family protein has translation MQITNQFTKWLRLALSVTVLAGVLTGCGYNDFQSKDEATKAAWGEVVNQYQRRADLIPNLVNTVKGYATHERETLEAVTKARAAATSFQITPEVLNDPAAFEKFQQVQGQLSSALSRLMVVSEKYPDLKADTSFRDLQSQLEGTENRITVARQRYIVAVQDYNVHARSFPNNLTAMVFGYKVKPSFTVENEKAISTAPTVNFGK, from the coding sequence ATGCAAATCACCAATCAATTCACCAAATGGCTGCGCCTGGCGCTGAGCGTCACCGTCCTGGCCGGCGTCCTGACGGGCTGCGGTTACAACGACTTCCAGAGCAAGGATGAAGCCACCAAGGCCGCCTGGGGCGAAGTGGTCAACCAGTACCAGCGCCGCGCCGACCTGATCCCCAACCTGGTCAACACCGTCAAGGGCTATGCCACGCACGAGCGCGAAACCCTGGAAGCGGTGACCAAGGCGCGCGCCGCCGCCACCAGTTTCCAGATCACGCCCGAAGTGCTGAACGATCCGGCCGCGTTCGAGAAATTCCAGCAAGTGCAGGGCCAGCTGTCGTCGGCCCTGTCGCGCCTGATGGTGGTGTCCGAGAAATACCCGGACCTGAAGGCCGACACCAGCTTCCGCGACCTGCAGTCGCAGCTGGAAGGCACGGAAAACCGCATCACCGTGGCGCGCCAGCGCTACATCGTTGCCGTGCAGGATTACAACGTGCATGCGCGCAGCTTCCCGAACAACCTGACGGCCATGGTCTTCGGCTACAAGGTCAAGCCATCGTTCACGGTGGAAAACGAAAAAGCCATCTCGACCGCACCGACCGTCAACTTTGGCAAATAA
- the pyrF gene encoding orotidine-5'-phosphate decarboxylase: MNFINKLSAAWTANNSLLCVGLDPDLAKLPAELRDLPDGITTFCTRIIDATADLACAFKPQIAYFAALGAEKQLEDICRYVREHYPHIPLILDAKRGDIGATATQYAREAFERYGADAVTVNPYMGEDSLDPYLAWKDRGVIILCRTSNPGGSDLQFLNTDGEPLYQRVARLVADKWNKNGQCALVVGATFPEELAQVRAIVGDMPLLVPGIGAQGGDIAATVGAGQTANGMGMMISSSRAIIYATPQAGEDFADAARRVAIETRDAINQHRSA, translated from the coding sequence GTGAATTTCATCAATAAATTATCCGCCGCGTGGACGGCCAATAATTCCCTGCTGTGCGTGGGCCTGGACCCCGACCTGGCGAAACTGCCGGCCGAACTGCGCGACCTGCCTGATGGAATCACTACCTTTTGCACGCGCATCATCGACGCCACGGCCGACCTGGCCTGCGCCTTCAAGCCGCAGATCGCCTATTTTGCCGCGCTGGGCGCGGAAAAGCAGCTGGAAGACATCTGCCGCTATGTGCGTGAACACTATCCGCACATCCCGCTGATCCTCGACGCGAAACGGGGCGACATCGGCGCGACGGCCACGCAGTACGCGCGCGAAGCGTTCGAGCGCTACGGCGCCGACGCCGTCACCGTGAACCCCTACATGGGCGAGGATTCGCTCGACCCCTATCTGGCGTGGAAAGACCGCGGCGTGATCATCCTGTGCCGCACCTCGAACCCGGGCGGCTCGGACCTGCAATTCCTGAATACGGACGGCGAACCGCTGTACCAGCGCGTGGCGCGCCTGGTGGCAGATAAGTGGAACAAGAATGGCCAGTGCGCGCTCGTCGTCGGCGCCACCTTCCCTGAAGAGCTGGCGCAAGTGCGCGCCATCGTCGGCGACATGCCGTTGCTGGTGCCAGGCATCGGCGCCCAGGGCGGCGACATCGCGGCGACAGTTGGCGCGGGCCAGACGGCGAACGGCATGGGCATGATGATCAGCTCCTCGCGCGCCATCATCTACGCCACGCCGCAAGCGGGCGAAGATTTCGCCGACGCGGCGCGCCGCGTGGCGATTGAAACGCGCGATGCGATCAATCAGCATCGTTCTGCATAA
- the sbcB gene encoding exodeoxyribonuclease I has product MTNQTFLWHDYETFGAQPRRDRPAQFAAIRTDADLNEIGEPIMLYCQPANDFLPDPQSCLITGITPQQCLQLGVPEHQFAATIEAAFSEPGTIGVGYNTIRFDDEVTRFLFWRNLIDPYAREWKNHCGRWDILDVVRMTHALRPEGMQWPKRDDGQTSFKLEHLSKANGLAHEAAHDALSDVRATIALARLIKEKQPKLFEFCLALHKKDRVASEMGMHLAAAERQPFLHVSGMFPAERGCLGVVWPLATHPSNKNEILVWDCAYDPRELFALDADTIRTRLFTRKDAMPEGMTRLPVKSVHLNKSPMLVGNLKTLSPAMAAQWGIDLDAAKVNAQLAATAPNMDAIWAEVFQRPGANAALDVDEDLYNGFVSNDDRRLLESLRRETPAKLATARPSFADERLQELLFRYRARNFPQTLSEAESLRWEQHRAARLFDGDGGARTIEMLFTEIDVLSESVDERGEEILGELYDYAEMVAPMRD; this is encoded by the coding sequence ATGACTAACCAGACCTTTCTTTGGCACGACTACGAAACCTTTGGCGCCCAGCCGCGCCGCGACCGCCCGGCCCAGTTCGCCGCCATCCGCACGGATGCCGACCTCAACGAGATCGGCGAGCCGATCATGCTGTATTGCCAGCCTGCCAATGATTTCCTGCCCGACCCGCAATCGTGCCTGATCACCGGCATCACGCCGCAACAGTGCTTGCAGCTGGGCGTGCCCGAGCACCAGTTCGCCGCCACCATCGAAGCTGCCTTTTCGGAACCGGGCACCATCGGCGTGGGCTACAACACCATCCGTTTCGACGATGAAGTCACGCGTTTCCTGTTCTGGCGCAATCTGATCGACCCGTATGCGCGCGAATGGAAGAACCATTGCGGCCGCTGGGACATCCTCGACGTGGTGCGCATGACGCACGCGCTGCGCCCGGAAGGCATGCAATGGCCGAAGCGCGACGATGGCCAGACCAGTTTTAAGCTGGAACACTTGAGCAAGGCCAATGGCCTGGCCCACGAAGCGGCGCACGATGCGCTGTCCGACGTGCGCGCCACCATCGCCCTGGCGCGCCTGATCAAGGAAAAGCAGCCGAAACTGTTCGAATTCTGCCTGGCCCTGCACAAGAAGGACCGGGTCGCCAGCGAAATGGGCATGCACCTGGCCGCCGCCGAACGCCAGCCCTTCCTGCACGTGTCGGGCATGTTCCCCGCCGAACGGGGCTGCCTGGGCGTCGTCTGGCCGCTGGCCACGCATCCGAGCAACAAAAATGAAATCCTCGTCTGGGATTGCGCCTACGACCCGCGCGAACTGTTCGCGCTGGACGCCGACACCATCCGCACGCGTTTATTTACACGCAAGGATGCCATGCCGGAAGGCATGACGCGCCTGCCCGTGAAAAGCGTGCACCTGAACAAATCGCCCATGCTGGTCGGCAATCTGAAAACTTTGTCGCCGGCCATGGCCGCGCAATGGGGCATCGATCTGGACGCGGCGAAGGTCAACGCGCAGCTGGCCGCGACGGCGCCGAACATGGATGCCATCTGGGCCGAAGTGTTCCAGCGTCCGGGCGCGAACGCCGCGCTGGACGTGGATGAGGATTTGTACAATGGTTTCGTCAGCAACGACGACCGCCGCCTGCTTGAGTCCTTGCGCCGCGAAACGCCGGCCAAGCTGGCCACGGCCCGCCCCTCGTTTGCCGACGAGCGCCTGCAGGAATTGCTGTTCCGCTACCGCGCCCGCAATTTCCCGCAAACCCTGAGCGAAGCGGAAAGCCTGCGCTGGGAACAGCACCGCGCCGCCCGCCTGTTCGACGGTGACGGCGGCGCCCGCACCATCGAAATGCTGTTTACGGAGATCGACGTGCTGTCGGAATCGGTCGATGAGCGGGGAGAAGAGATTTTAGGCGAGCTGTACGACTACGCGGAGATGGTGGCGCCCATGCGCGACTGA
- a CDS encoding DUF5610 domain-containing protein has translation MSIPIAASGNSNPSVTSVSTGVAGKDDKVQQKDGINAEMSVNDRTKLQLNASIMQASLNVSIGSENEPLALLYKTAITNINEALKSQYGDDAIQNAASQDNSAEATASRIVSLSTGFFDAYKKQNPGMDDDTALTKFMDTISGGMEKGFKEARDILEGLKVLGGDIAGNIDKTYELVQKGYADFIAAHSSKKDDAKPDASKPADSKAA, from the coding sequence GTGTCAATTCCCATCGCCGCAAGCGGCAATTCCAACCCTTCCGTGACTTCCGTCAGTACGGGCGTTGCCGGCAAGGACGATAAAGTCCAGCAAAAGGACGGCATCAACGCTGAAATGAGCGTGAATGACCGCACCAAGCTGCAATTGAACGCTTCCATCATGCAGGCGTCGCTGAATGTGTCCATCGGTTCCGAGAACGAACCGCTGGCGCTGCTGTACAAGACGGCCATCACCAACATCAATGAAGCGCTGAAGAGCCAGTACGGCGACGATGCGATCCAGAACGCGGCCTCGCAGGATAACAGCGCCGAAGCGACGGCGAGCCGCATTGTATCGCTGTCGACGGGTTTTTTTGACGCCTACAAGAAGCAAAATCCCGGCATGGACGACGATACGGCCCTGACCAAGTTCATGGACACCATCAGCGGCGGCATGGAGAAAGGTTTCAAGGAAGCGCGCGATATCCTGGAAGGCTTGAAAGTGCTGGGTGGCGATATCGCTGGCAATATCGACAAGACGTATGAGCTGGTGCAGAAGGGCTATGCCGATTTCATCGCCGCGCACAGCAGCAAGAAGGATGACGCCAAGCCGGATGCAAGCAAGCCGGCCGACAGCAAGGCTGCCTGA
- a CDS encoding GGDEF domain-containing protein yields the protein MEQIGNFGASGCNIGDLQLFRDGADSQTAAMLAPCPVMRLEAGEAISDTQGASLYIVLRGSLAVAADTHTGMDDGTVSKVLPGESVGEQSVLDEASNLAAISALEETDLLVIDAAVVWELIEQSNGLARNLLRLLSFRIRAANALLRRRQKLGEFYRQLSMVDSLTGLYNRAWLTDLLPNMIVTAHASGSPLSLVMIDLDHFKRFNDTHGHQAGDQALRIAAQVLGAALRPTDFAVRYGGEEMMVILPDTNEHVALRVAERLCERMQLAVIFADMRSALPHITGSFGVASLAAEQDDEALIAAADAALYRAKAGGRNRVML from the coding sequence GTGGAACAGATCGGCAACTTCGGCGCTTCAGGCTGCAACATCGGCGATTTACAGCTATTTCGCGATGGGGCGGATAGCCAGACGGCCGCCATGCTGGCGCCCTGCCCCGTCATGCGCCTCGAAGCGGGCGAAGCTATTTCCGACACGCAAGGCGCCAGTCTGTACATCGTCCTGCGCGGTTCGCTGGCCGTGGCCGCCGACACCCACACGGGCATGGATGACGGCACCGTCAGCAAGGTCTTGCCCGGCGAAAGCGTGGGCGAACAATCGGTGCTCGATGAAGCGAGCAACCTGGCCGCCATTTCCGCCCTGGAAGAAACCGATTTGCTGGTAATCGACGCGGCCGTCGTCTGGGAATTGATCGAGCAGTCGAACGGCCTGGCGCGCAACCTGCTGCGGCTGCTGTCCTTCCGCATCCGCGCCGCCAATGCCCTGCTGCGCCGGCGCCAGAAACTGGGCGAATTCTACCGCCAGCTATCGATGGTCGACAGCCTGACGGGCTTGTACAACCGCGCCTGGCTGACGGATCTGCTGCCTAACATGATCGTCACGGCCCACGCCAGCGGCTCGCCGCTGTCGCTGGTGATGATAGACCTCGACCATTTCAAGCGCTTCAACGACACGCACGGCCACCAGGCGGGCGACCAGGCGCTGCGCATCGCCGCACAAGTGCTGGGCGCGGCCCTGCGGCCCACGGATTTTGCCGTGCGCTATGGTGGCGAGGAAATGATGGTGATCTTGCCCGATACCAACGAACACGTGGCCCTGCGGGTGGCCGAGCGCCTGTGCGAGCGCATGCAGCTGGCCGTCATCTTCGCCGACATGCGCAGCGCGCTGCCGCACATTACGGGTTCCTTCGGCGTGGCCAGCCTGGCGGCCGAACAGGACGACGAGGCGCTGATCGCGGCCGCCGACGCGGCGCTGTACCGCGCAAAGGCAGGCGGACGCAACCGGGTCATGCTATAG
- a CDS encoding HPF/RaiA family ribosome-associated protein, giving the protein MQINIHTDSTIANTAGLNEHVQSVLESALNRFRDNLTRIEVHISDTNGPKGGADDIRCVMEARVAGYQPIAVTEQNATVHQSVAGATDKLKRAIDSALGRLQDSKRHATGKNAVIDTAEAEETAE; this is encoded by the coding sequence ATGCAAATCAATATTCATACCGACAGCACCATCGCCAACACCGCTGGACTGAACGAACATGTGCAATCCGTACTTGAAAGCGCACTGAACCGCTTCCGCGACAACCTGACCCGCATCGAAGTCCACATCAGCGACACGAATGGCCCGAAAGGCGGCGCCGACGATATCCGCTGCGTCATGGAAGCACGCGTTGCTGGCTATCAACCGATCGCCGTGACTGAACAGAACGCCACCGTGCATCAATCCGTTGCCGGCGCCACCGATAAACTGAAACGCGCCATCGATAGCGCCCTGGGCCGCCTGCAAGACAGCAAGCGCCACGCCACCGGCAAGAATGCCGTGATCGATACGGCCGAAGCGGAAGAAACCGCCGAGTAA
- a CDS encoding DUF1345 domain-containing protein, with translation MKITLPFRSFIRSRPHLSLATVIGVAAGLLLPSSWQQMTRLLTAWNVAVWFYLATMAWMMMRANHHKVKAMAARQDERAATVLSALSVASVMSLVAIVSQLSSMKDMAPDERALHYGLTILTLVGSWFLVGTLFCFHYAHLYYQADPALRPLKFPDDEQNPDYWDFLYFAITIAVAVQTSDVSVQTRTMRQIVLGQSVLSFFFNLVVLGLSINIAAGLING, from the coding sequence ATGAAAATCACGCTTCCGTTTCGCAGCTTCATCCGCAGCCGCCCCCACCTGAGCCTGGCCACGGTCATCGGCGTGGCGGCCGGCCTGCTGCTGCCCTCGTCCTGGCAACAGATGACGCGCTTGCTGACGGCGTGGAACGTCGCCGTCTGGTTTTACCTGGCGACGATGGCCTGGATGATGATGCGCGCCAACCATCACAAAGTGAAAGCCATGGCGGCGCGCCAGGACGAGCGGGCGGCAACAGTCTTGTCGGCCCTGTCCGTCGCTTCCGTGATGAGCCTGGTGGCCATCGTCTCGCAACTGTCCTCGATGAAAGACATGGCGCCGGACGAGCGCGCGCTGCATTACGGCCTGACGATCCTCACCCTGGTCGGCTCGTGGTTCCTCGTCGGCACCCTGTTCTGCTTCCACTACGCCCACCTGTATTACCAGGCCGACCCCGCGCTGCGCCCGCTGAAGTTTCCCGACGACGAGCAAAACCCCGATTACTGGGATTTTCTGTATTTCGCCATCACCATCGCCGTGGCCGTGCAAACGTCGGACGTTTCCGTGCAGACGCGCACGATGCGGCAGATCGTGCTGGGGCAATCCGTGCTGAGCTTTTTCTTCAACCTGGTCGTGCTGGGGCTGTCGATCAATATCGCGGCTGGACTCATCAATGGTTGA
- a CDS encoding MFS transporter has protein sequence MSFAILRHRNFAFYLSARVLGTVAVQMQSVAIGWQVYQITGSLFDLGLIGLAQFAPFLVLILPAGHVADRYNRRNIIAWCLAAQLACALALLAFTLSGLSIVWPVFAVLVLFGSARAFMMPATQAVLVNMVPTQHFSRAVALSSSSSHVAIILGPTLGGLLYYFGPKVVYLISSALLVVSVLLMRATTPAPQVVKREPVSWHTLLEGLRFVWSKPIVLGAISLDLFAVLFGGATALLPALAHDVLHIGPSGLGLLRTAPGAGAALCSIALAIFPITRRVGAWMFGGVAVFGLGTLVLGSTSYFPLALAALFLMGAGDMVSVYIRHLLVQFETPDEIRGRVSAVNAVFIGASNELGEFESGLTAGWFGLVRAVLFGGAATLAVTGIWAVLFPVLSRMDRFPHHEKEAAARTATTASP, from the coding sequence ATGTCTTTCGCCATCCTGCGTCACCGCAACTTCGCCTTTTACCTTTCCGCCCGCGTGCTGGGCACGGTGGCCGTGCAGATGCAAAGCGTGGCCATCGGCTGGCAGGTGTACCAGATCACGGGCAGCCTGTTCGACCTGGGCCTGATCGGCCTGGCGCAGTTCGCCCCCTTCCTCGTCTTGATTTTGCCGGCAGGCCACGTGGCCGACCGCTACAACCGCCGCAACATCATCGCCTGGTGCCTGGCGGCGCAACTGGCTTGCGCGCTGGCCCTGCTGGCCTTTACCCTGAGCGGACTGTCCATCGTCTGGCCCGTGTTTGCCGTGCTGGTGCTGTTCGGCAGCGCGCGCGCCTTCATGATGCCGGCCACGCAAGCCGTGCTGGTGAACATGGTGCCCACGCAACACTTCAGCCGCGCCGTCGCGCTCAGTTCGTCGAGCTCGCACGTGGCCATCATCCTGGGCCCTACCCTGGGTGGCTTGCTGTATTACTTCGGCCCCAAGGTGGTGTATTTGATCTCGTCCGCGCTGCTGGTCGTGTCCGTCCTGCTGATGCGCGCCACCACGCCGGCGCCGCAAGTGGTCAAGCGCGAACCCGTCAGCTGGCATACCCTGCTCGAAGGCTTGCGCTTCGTCTGGTCGAAACCCATCGTGCTGGGCGCCATTTCACTCGACCTGTTTGCCGTGCTGTTCGGCGGCGCCACGGCCCTGCTGCCGGCGCTCGCGCATGACGTGCTGCATATCGGCCCCAGCGGCCTGGGCTTGCTGCGCACGGCGCCCGGAGCAGGCGCGGCCCTGTGCTCGATCGCGCTGGCCATCTTCCCCATCACGCGCCGCGTGGGCGCCTGGATGTTCGGCGGCGTGGCCGTCTTCGGCCTGGGCACCCTGGTGCTGGGCAGCACCAGTTATTTCCCGCTGGCGCTGGCGGCCCTGTTCCTGATGGGCGCCGGCGACATGGTCAGCGTCTACATCCGCCACCTGCTGGTGCAGTTCGAGACGCCCGACGAGATCCGCGGCCGGGTCAGCGCCGTGAACGCCGTCTTCATCGGCGCCTCGAACGAGCTGGGCGAATTCGAATCGGGCCTGACGGCAGGCTGGTTCGGCCTCGTGCGCGCCGTGCTCTTCGGCGGCGCCGCCACCCTGGCCGTGACGGGCATCTGGGCCGTGCTGTTCCCCGTGCTGTCGCGCATGGACCGCTTCCCCCACCACGAAAAGGAAGCGGCCGCCAGGACGGCCACCACGGCCAGCCCATAA
- a CDS encoding CDP-6-deoxy-delta-3,4-glucoseen reductase gives MTFQITVQPSGHQFSCEADETVLSAAIRAGVGLPYSCKSGACSSCKGKIVSGNVQHKPYQARSLTEDEAAAGYSLLCCAVPQGDLVVQAREVAGSSDYPIKKMPSRVTTIEKVAPDVVVLTLQLPASERLHYRAGQYIEIMLRDNKRRSYSMASAPVEGGPVSLHIRHMPGGLFTDQVFGSMKERDILRFEGPMGTFFLREDSDKPIVLLASGTGFAPLKAIVEHMINEQSPRPITLYWGGRRPHDLYMDALCRQWAADLPQFTYVPVVSDALPEDAWEGRTGFVHQAVIADLPDMSAYQVYACGAPIVVESANRDFVQLCQLPADEFYADAFTTEADLAK, from the coding sequence ATGACTTTTCAAATTACTGTTCAGCCCAGCGGCCACCAATTCAGCTGCGAAGCGGACGAAACCGTCCTGTCGGCAGCGATACGCGCCGGCGTCGGCCTGCCGTACAGCTGCAAGAGCGGCGCCTGCAGTTCCTGCAAGGGCAAGATCGTCTCCGGCAACGTACAGCATAAGCCATACCAGGCCCGCTCCCTGACGGAAGATGAAGCGGCCGCCGGCTATTCGCTGCTGTGCTGCGCCGTGCCCCAGGGCGACCTCGTGGTGCAGGCGCGCGAAGTGGCGGGCAGCAGCGACTACCCGATCAAGAAAATGCCGTCGCGCGTGACCACCATCGAGAAAGTCGCTCCCGACGTCGTCGTGCTGACCCTGCAATTGCCGGCCAGCGAGCGCCTGCACTACCGCGCCGGACAGTATATCGAAATCATGCTGCGCGACAACAAGCGCCGCAGCTACAGCATGGCCAGCGCGCCAGTCGAAGGCGGCCCGGTCAGCCTGCACATCCGCCACATGCCCGGCGGCCTGTTCACGGACCAGGTGTTTGGCAGCATGAAAGAGCGCGACATCCTGCGCTTCGAAGGCCCGATGGGCACCTTCTTCCTGCGCGAAGATTCCGACAAGCCCATCGTGCTGCTGGCCTCGGGCACGGGCTTTGCCCCGCTGAAAGCCATCGTCGAGCACATGATCAACGAGCAATCGCCGCGCCCGATCACCCTGTACTGGGGCGGCCGCCGTCCACACGACCTGTACATGGATGCGCTGTGCCGCCAGTGGGCCGCCGACTTGCCGCAGTTCACCTATGTGCCCGTCGTCTCGGACGCCTTGCCGGAAGACGCGTGGGAAGGCCGCACGGGCTTCGTGCACCAGGCCGTCATCGCCGACTTGCCGGATATGTCCGCGTATCAGGTGTATGCCTGCGGCGCCCCGATCGTCGTCGAGTCGGCCAACCGCGATTTCGTGCAGCTGTGCCAGTTGCCAGCCGACGAGTTTTACGCGGACGCCTTCACCACGGAAGCCGACCTGGCCAAGTAA